A DNA window from Ornithobacterium rhinotracheale DSM 15997 contains the following coding sequences:
- a CDS encoding ABC transporter ATP-binding protein translates to MIKARNIYKYYGDLQVLKGVDLEVATAEVVSIVGASGAGKTTLLQILGSLDKASETEKNQTSILLDGVEISGMNDKAISKFRNENIGFIFQFHQLLPEFSALENVCMPAMIAGKSLKEATPRALELLSFFGLKDRATHKPQQLSGGEQQRVAVARALMNQPKVIFADEPSGNLDSKNAEELHQLFFDLRNEFGQTFVIVTHNKDLAEMADRKIVMKDGNLV, encoded by the coding sequence ATGATTAAAGCAAGAAACATATATAAATATTACGGCGATTTGCAAGTCTTGAAAGGAGTAGACTTGGAGGTTGCTACTGCCGAGGTCGTTTCTATTGTGGGCGCGTCGGGAGCGGGGAAAACTACCCTTTTGCAGATTTTAGGAAGCTTGGACAAAGCATCTGAAACCGAGAAAAACCAAACAAGCATTCTGCTCGATGGGGTGGAAATTTCGGGAATGAATGACAAGGCTATTTCCAAATTCAGAAATGAAAACATTGGATTTATTTTTCAGTTTCATCAATTATTGCCCGAATTTTCTGCATTAGAAAATGTGTGCATGCCTGCGATGATTGCAGGGAAATCACTTAAAGAAGCTACGCCCAGAGCACTTGAGCTTTTATCTTTTTTTGGGCTAAAGGATCGCGCTACGCATAAGCCCCAGCAGCTTTCTGGCGGAGAGCAACAGCGTGTGGCGGTGGCGCGAGCATTGATGAACCAGCCCAAAGTGATTTTTGCCGATGAACCTTCGGGGAATTTGGATTCTAAAAATGCAGAAGAATTGCACCAATTGTTTTTTGATTTGAGAAACGAGTTTGGGCAAACCTTCGTGATTGTAACACACAACAAAGATTTAGCCGAAATGGCAGATCGCAAAATAGTGATGAAAGATGGCAACTTAGTATGA
- a CDS encoding cation diffusion facilitator family transporter produces MEHHHHHHHEFDPKQVNRAFIIGIVLNLAYLLLEFGFGFYVSSTSLISDAIHNLADVSTLFLSLIGFKLLAKKSVKNYTYGYRKSSILIALFNAILLLISMGAVILEAIQRLSNPEPLPGKTIAIIAGIGIIINAFTGWLFMKDQHRDINIKSAYLHLMSDALVSAAVLVGGLLMLSFGWYWVDPVLSIVIAIIVIYSTWHLLRDSLRMSLDGIPPNVSLEKVEDKLNGFVEVSHVEHIHIWAISSVENAMTAHIFLNQDLSCECERELKDDLRHEMLHQNIHHCTFEIEHKEKEV; encoded by the coding sequence ATGGAACACCATCACCACCATCATCATGAATTTGATCCCAAGCAGGTAAATCGTGCTTTTATCATTGGGATTGTGCTTAATTTAGCTTATTTATTACTGGAATTTGGATTCGGTTTTTATGTAAGCTCTACTTCGCTCATCTCCGATGCGATTCACAACCTTGCTGATGTGAGCACGCTTTTTTTATCGCTTATCGGCTTTAAACTTTTAGCCAAAAAATCTGTCAAAAATTATACTTACGGCTACCGAAAATCTTCGATATTAATTGCTCTTTTCAATGCGATTTTGCTTTTAATCTCGATGGGAGCCGTTATTTTAGAAGCAATCCAAAGACTAAGCAATCCCGAGCCCCTTCCTGGTAAAACAATTGCGATTATCGCTGGTATTGGAATTATCATCAATGCCTTTACCGGTTGGCTCTTTATGAAAGACCAACACAGAGATATCAATATCAAAAGTGCTTATTTGCACCTAATGAGCGATGCGCTGGTGAGTGCAGCGGTGCTCGTGGGCGGGCTTTTGATGCTAAGTTTTGGCTGGTATTGGGTAGATCCTGTTTTAAGTATCGTGATTGCCATTATTGTGATTTACAGCACTTGGCACCTACTACGCGATAGTTTACGCATGAGCCTAGACGGCATTCCGCCTAATGTGAGCCTTGAAAAAGTGGAAGACAAATTGAACGGATTTGTAGAAGTGAGCCATGTGGAACATATTCACATTTGGGCGATTAGCTCGGTAGAAAATGCCATGACGGCACATATTTTTCTAAATCAAGATTTAAGTTGCGAATGCGAAAGAGAATTGAAAGATGATTTACGTCACGAGATGCTCCATCAGAACATTCACCATTGCACTTTCGAGATTGAACATAAAGAAAAAGAGGTTTAA
- a CDS encoding DUF5977 domain-containing protein, translating to MKALDAPNTKTIIVSYQKDFKRDNCEEGYGETVTYRKDIVYKVSEFALPEEKKKEEKRALEQAKQLVEKEGQDFVNNVGQCLKTDIDPTSLSFVAIRNVYESIPTVCSEIVTEKEIKAYSSISQQDAEEKVDKLVKQFQEEQTNHRSGGCLRLAPELLLAKCQFTYGSSTYFVMYNYFKIFPAYVKRDAYNDVIERVFMGDDSKDPYYNPNSDYYDEVGKSSMIQWCRDKVAEAGGEIITSPGGLKVFLSGFRVNYFDAPLNHGISELSEQDRQDLDYFKNDLWWYWGIKYWEGQIQHHYLDFYSSPGRVWTGQGYGYVQGDIAPPACPVCTSGN from the coding sequence ATGAAAGCATTGGATGCGCCTAATACAAAAACAATTATAGTATCTTATCAAAAAGATTTTAAGCGAGATAATTGTGAAGAAGGTTACGGAGAAACTGTAACTTACAGGAAAGATATAGTTTACAAAGTTTCAGAGTTTGCACTTCCAGAAGAAAAGAAAAAAGAAGAAAAGAGAGCACTTGAACAAGCAAAACAATTAGTAGAAAAGGAGGGACAAGATTTTGTGAATAATGTTGGTCAATGTCTAAAGACGGACATAGATCCTACGAGCCTATCTTTTGTTGCAATAAGAAATGTGTATGAAAGTATTCCAACTGTTTGTTCTGAGATTGTTACGGAAAAAGAAATTAAAGCTTATAGTAGTATAAGTCAGCAAGATGCTGAAGAGAAGGTAGATAAACTTGTAAAGCAATTTCAAGAAGAGCAAACAAATCATAGATCAGGAGGATGTTTGCGTCTTGCCCCTGAATTACTTTTAGCGAAATGCCAATTCACTTACGGAAGTAGTACTTATTTTGTAATGTATAATTACTTTAAGATATTTCCAGCTTATGTTAAAAGAGATGCTTATAATGATGTTATAGAGAGGGTATTTATGGGAGATGATTCTAAGGATCCTTATTACAACCCAAATTCGGATTATTATGATGAAGTGGGGAAGTCGTCAATGATTCAATGGTGTAGAGATAAAGTGGCAGAAGCAGGAGGGGAAATTATTACTTCTCCAGGAGGATTGAAAGTCTTTTTGAGTGGTTTCAGAGTTAATTATTTTGACGCACCTCTGAATCATGGTATATCTGAACTTTCAGAACAAGATAGGCAGGATCTTGATTATTTTAAAAATGACTTGTGGTGGTATTGGGGAATTAAATATTGGGAAGGTCAAATTCAGCATCATTACTTAGATTTTTATTCTAGTCCAGGTAGAGTGTGGACTGGACAAGGTTATGGATATGTTCAAGGAGATATAGCTCCTCCTGCGTGTCCAGTCTGCACAAGCGGGAATTAG